In one window of Massilibacterium senegalense DNA:
- a CDS encoding DUF3055 domain-containing protein: MEYFEKLYDEYENPKVRFVGFHTDDLRYDFGIIYTSKFFGKPLVVCMQSGRSTLLDMEDIKNTQYLKEIFLLKTEKEAEDLSEFLNGAIPTIPLSPQYE, from the coding sequence ATGGAGTACTTTGAAAAGTTATATGATGAATATGAAAACCCAAAAGTAAGATTTGTAGGATTTCATACAGATGATTTGCGATATGATTTCGGGATTATTTATACATCAAAATTTTTCGGGAAACCGTTAGTTGTATGTATGCAATCTGGTCGTTCGACGTTATTAGATATGGAAGATATTAAAAATACACAATATTTAAAAGAGATATTTTTATTAAAAACAGAAAAAGAAGCGGAAGATTTATCGGAGTTTTTAAACGGAGCGATTCCAACGATTCCGTTATCCCCACAATATGAGTAA